One genomic segment of Gossypium arboreum isolate Shixiya-1 chromosome 3, ASM2569848v2, whole genome shotgun sequence includes these proteins:
- the LOC108487229 gene encoding transcription factor VIP1-like: protein MEQKLRMEIDQMPPRGAHHRRAHSDTTFRFDDLLLFDPSDLDLSCLDLPDSSSNPSLPPVAPVPAESSDDSSCNGPPRSTLSNPRHIRSLSVDSDFFDGLGLTGPAISGGAGDEKFGGKRGAGEKRVHHRHSNSMDGSTTASFDVESLMAVDGVKKTMAPDRLAELALIDPKRAKRILANRQSAARSKERKIRYTNELEKKVQTLQTEATNLSAQVTMLQRDTTGLTTENKELKLRLQAMEQQAQLRDALNEKLKEEVQRLRIQAGQVSAMNGNPFNRGLSPQYLTQQPAPHHFGVLQTPQQQQQQQQQQQQQLQMPHSSTNNPTLNGQPQPHFMDFNQRA, encoded by the exons ATGGAGCAAAAGCTGCGAATGGAGATAGACCAGATGCCACCACGTGGAGCTCACCATAGGCGGGCTCATTCCGACACAACTTTCCGTTTCGATGATCTTCTCCTCTTCGACCCCTCGGACCTCGATCTTTCCTGCCTTGACCTTCCGGATTCCTCTTCCAATCCCAGTCTGCCACCTGTCGCACCCGTACCTGCTGAATCCTCCGATGACTCCTCATGCAACGGCCCTCCTCGCTCCACCCTCAGTAACCCTAGGCATATCCGTAGCCTTTCTGTTGACTCTGATTTCTTTGATGGACTCGGGTTGACTGGACCCGCGATCTCCGGAGGAGCTGGGGATGAGAAATTTGGCGGGAAAAGAGGTGCAGGAGAGAAGAGGGTTCACCATAGACATAGTAACTCGATGGATGGTTCGACTACGGCATCGTTTGACGTTGAGTCCTTGATGGCCGTTGATGGTGTTAAGAAAACTATGGCTCCTGATAGACTTGCTGAGCTTGCCCTTATCGATCCCAAGAGAGCTAAAAG GATTCTGGCTAACAGGCAATCAGCTGCGCGTTCAAAGGAGAGGAAGATTCGATACACGAATGAACTAGAGAAGAAGGTTCAGACTCTTCAGACAGAAGCTACCAATCTCTCCGCACAAGTCACAATGTTACAG AGAGACACTACTGGGTTGACTACTGAGAACAAGGAACTGAAACTACGGCTACAGGCTATGGAGCAACAAGCGCAGCTTAGGGATG CTTTGAATGAAAAATTGAAGGAAGAAGTGCAACGGCTTAGGATACAAGCTGGTCAAGTGTCTGCTATGAATGGAAATCCTTTCAATAGAGGACTATCTCCTCAATATTTAACCCAACAACCTGCTCCACATCACTTTGGCGTCCTGCAGACAccgcaacaacaacaacaacagcagcagcagcagcagcagcagctgcAGATGCCTCATTCATCCACCAATAACCCGACTTTGAACGGACAGCCTCAACCTCACTTTATGGATTTTAACCAGAGGGCATAG